One Clostridiales bacterium DNA segment encodes these proteins:
- a CDS encoding winged helix-turn-helix transcriptional regulator produces QTFMEMANLSDTLSLRRLFESLELLTEEGIAKNATALFFGREPERKFPHAVIRCLRFKGLDKVHIIDDKTFGGPLYQQYLNALSWIESKLEVEYIIKGTGPRQEIWEIPLDVFKESIMNAICHRDLYEEGGTIMVEIYDDRVEISNPGGLLPVVAADFGQKSMSRNPLIFGLFTRMHVVEKVGSGVPRMRRLMKDAGLPEPKFSTQGIFTVTFMKRVMAKSVNSGTLNGTLNGTLNGTEQLVLEQIRTTPGVSANELIQRTNKSIRTIRRIVKSLIDKGLIEYRGAKKTGGYYIND; encoded by the coding sequence CAGACATTTATGGAGATGGCAAACCTTTCTGATACATTATCTCTCAGAAGGCTCTTTGAGAGTCTTGAACTTCTGACAGAAGAAGGGATTGCTAAAAATGCGACTGCTCTATTCTTTGGCCGAGAGCCAGAACGCAAATTTCCTCATGCCGTTATAAGATGTCTCCGCTTCAAGGGGCTTGATAAGGTACATATCATAGATGATAAAACGTTTGGTGGCCCTTTGTATCAGCAATATCTTAACGCGCTTTCATGGATTGAGAGTAAACTTGAAGTAGAGTATATCATTAAAGGAACAGGCCCTCGTCAGGAAATATGGGAAATTCCTCTTGATGTCTTCAAGGAGTCCATCATGAACGCTATTTGTCATCGAGATCTATATGAAGAAGGGGGAACGATTATGGTAGAGATTTATGATGACCGGGTTGAAATATCCAATCCCGGAGGATTATTACCTGTTGTTGCCGCAGACTTTGGACAAAAGAGTATGAGTAGAAATCCGCTTATATTCGGACTCTTTACCAGAATGCACGTTGTCGAGAAAGTTGGTTCTGGCGTTCCCCGTATGCGTAGGCTGATGAAAGACGCCGGATTGCCGGAACCCAAATTCAGTACTCAAGGCATCTTTACGGTTACGTTCATGAAGCGAGTGATGGCTAAGAGTGTCAATAGTGGCACATTAAATGGCACATTAAATGGCACATTAAATGGTACAGAACAATTAGTGCTGGAACAAATAAGGACTACTCCTGGTGTCTCAGCGAATGAATTGATTCAACGTACAAACAAAAGCATTAGAACCATACGTAGAATAGTAAAAAGCCTTATAGATAAGGGTTTGATAGAGTATCGTGGTGCTAAGAAAACCGGAGGGTACTATATAAATGATTGA